One window of the Anolis carolinensis isolate JA03-04 unplaced genomic scaffold, rAnoCar3.1.pri scaffold_17, whole genome shotgun sequence genome contains the following:
- the LOC100560888 gene encoding zinc finger protein 658B-like translates to MEEKAYKCIECGKSFSQHGKLNRHQRIHTGEKAYNCLECGHSFAHSSGLRSHQRTHTGEKPYKCLECGQSFARSSGLRSHQRTHTGEEPYNCLECGQSFAHSSGLRSHQRTHTGEKPYNCLECGQSFSDCSTLRSHQRTHTGEKPYNCLECGQSFTQRGHLRSHQRTHTGEKPYKCLECGQSFIQSSSLRNHQRTHTGEKPYNCLECGQSFSDYSNLRSHQRTHTGEKPYKCLECGHSFTQKLHLRSHQRTHTGEKPYTCLECGQSFTQKGHLRSHQRTHTGEKPYTCRECGQSFARSGALRLHQRTHTGEKPYKCLECGQSFARRGNLSSHQRTHTGEKPYKCLECGQSFIQSSSLRNHQRTHTGEKPYNCLECEQSFSDCSNLRSHQRTHTGEKPYTCRQCGQSFARSGALRLHQRTHTGEKPYNCLECGQSFTQKGHLRSHQRTHTGEKPYTCRQCGQNFARNGNLRLHQRTHIGEKQ, encoded by the coding sequence atggaggagaaagcatataaatgtatcgaatgtggaaagagctttagtcagcatggaaagctgaacagacatcaaaggattcacactggggagaaagcctataactgcctggagtgtggacacagctttgctcatagttcaggactacgttcacatcaaaggactcacactggggagaaaccctataaatgcttggagtgtggacagagctttgctcgtagttcaggactacgttcacatcaaagaactcacactggggaggaaccctataactgcctggaatgtggacagagctttgctcatagttcaggactacgttcacatcaaaggactcacactggggagaaaccctataactgcctggagtgtggacagagcttcagtgattgttcaactctacgttcacatcaaaggacccacactggggagaaaccatataactgcctggagtgtggacagagctttactcagaggGGAcatttacgttcacatcaaaggactcacactggggagaaaccctataaatgcctggagtgtggacagagcttcattcagagttcaagtctacgtaaccatcaaaggactcacactggggagaaaccctataactgcctggagtgtggacagagcttcagtgattattcaaatctacgttcacatcaaaggacccacactggggagaaaccatataaatgcctggagtgtggacacagcTTTACCCAGAAGTTAcacctacgttcccatcaaaggacccacactggggagaaaccctatacatgcctggagtgtggacagagctttactcagaagggacacttacgttcccatcaaaggactcacactggggagaaaccctatacatgccgggAGTgcggacagagctttgctcggagtGGAGCTCTACGTttgcatcaaaggacccacactggggagaaaccatataaatgcctggagtgtggacagagctttgctcggagGGGAAACCTaagttcccatcaaaggactcacactggggagaaaccctataaatgcctggagtgtgggcagagcttcattcagagttcaagtctacgtaaccatcaaaggactcacactggggagaaaccctataactgcctggagtgtgaacagagcttcagtgattgttcaaatctacgttcacatcaaaggacccacactggggagaaaccctatacatgccggcagtgtggacagagctttgctcggagtGGAGCTCTACGTttgcatcaaaggacccacactggggagaaaccctataactgcctggagtgtggacagagctttactcagaagggacacttacgttcccatcaaaggactcacactggggagaaaccctatacatgccggcAGTGTGGACAGAACTTTGCTCGGAATGGAAATCTACGTTTGCATCAAAGAACCCACATTGGGGAGAAACagtag